A portion of the Actomonas aquatica genome contains these proteins:
- a CDS encoding PD-(D/E)XK nuclease family protein → MPPDSRSAAAPRLCALPWSLPLPEAAAGWLIEQAAWTGEGPLDLRDWLIVVPTRQSSRRLREALAQAAAERDQAVFSPRVVVPEQIPALLVELPPVASRLESTLAWVRVLQEVPLGELRVLLPVEPPQRDFAWALGLATRLLRVQGQLVEEGLSFKAVAEREGHPEQERWRQLGWLEDRWRVVLAEAQRQPRGDAEAAGLDSVQVPEGCARVAWIGVPDALGVAVNYGERLAALCPVDVLVYFDPAFGAVDDAFDAWGRPRSDFWAGRELPWQDFERQVRLMANPAAQAERIAAVAQQHERPDEWLAVALVDPEVRAPLEQELAAAEVHSFNPEGEPWAQGRLYGLLAKLAALVAAPGEAEIGALLRHPDVLATLIAGRGPQGETALPTTLLEQWDRLREQHLVEDLAQARTHAGRWPLLQAALAQVADWREQMLDGAFVDGAIALPARFYGDREIEGGSALAEAARHWVETVEAWEAAGGLVDGLSRAEQWRLAVQGFGEGARFAPKPADALELGGWLELLWADAERVVVAGVNEGLLPESVVGDAFLPEGLRVELGLRSNAQRGARDAYLLAAVLASRKGEYVELLVGKTADNGEPLRPSRLLLAGNDEALPARVRRLFRPLESQQANLPWRRAWQLETPRAKLPDAVSVTALRDWLDCPYRFYLKRVLRMEPRDLQKAELDARDFGSLVHLALEAMGEQPALRDCTDEGKLRDGLLAVLEAAAKERFGDTWSLPLQIQMESARQRLRRVAAVEVAERQAGWRTERVEWEFAVPLGPLTVRGKIDRIDRHEDGRVRVIDYKTSDRPVEPIEAHLDRLREDDHDRPEWLRVEYGGKERRWCDLQLPLYRRALAPEYGDELDCLYFNLPKAVGETGLLAWPEGLPELQQAAERCAERVAESIAAGVFWPPVEDAGRAGDEWEQLFHDGVAASVSENWIRQSGKEVAP, encoded by the coding sequence ATGCCGCCCGATTCCCGCTCTGCCGCTGCGCCGCGCCTATGCGCCCTGCCTTGGTCGTTACCCCTGCCGGAGGCGGCGGCCGGCTGGTTGATCGAGCAGGCGGCGTGGACGGGGGAGGGGCCTCTGGATTTACGCGATTGGTTGATCGTAGTGCCAACCCGCCAGTCGAGTCGGCGGTTGCGGGAGGCCTTGGCGCAGGCGGCGGCGGAGCGCGACCAAGCCGTTTTCTCGCCGCGCGTGGTGGTGCCGGAGCAAATCCCGGCGTTGTTGGTGGAGTTGCCGCCGGTGGCCAGTCGGCTCGAGAGCACGCTCGCGTGGGTGCGGGTGCTGCAGGAGGTGCCGTTGGGCGAGCTGCGGGTGCTGCTGCCGGTGGAGCCGCCGCAGCGAGATTTTGCGTGGGCGCTGGGATTGGCGACGCGACTGCTGCGCGTGCAGGGGCAGTTGGTGGAGGAGGGACTGAGTTTTAAGGCGGTGGCCGAGCGGGAGGGCCATCCGGAGCAGGAGCGTTGGCGGCAACTGGGATGGTTGGAGGACCGTTGGCGGGTCGTTTTGGCGGAGGCGCAGCGCCAACCGCGAGGAGATGCGGAGGCCGCCGGACTGGATTCGGTGCAGGTGCCGGAGGGCTGCGCGCGGGTGGCTTGGATCGGCGTGCCGGATGCGCTGGGGGTGGCGGTGAATTACGGTGAACGGCTGGCCGCGCTCTGTCCGGTGGACGTGTTGGTGTATTTCGATCCGGCGTTTGGCGCGGTGGACGACGCCTTCGATGCGTGGGGGCGTCCGAGGTCCGATTTTTGGGCGGGACGGGAGTTGCCGTGGCAGGATTTTGAGCGGCAAGTGCGTCTGATGGCCAACCCGGCGGCGCAGGCGGAACGCATCGCTGCGGTCGCGCAACAACATGAGCGGCCGGATGAATGGCTGGCGGTGGCGCTGGTGGATCCGGAGGTGCGGGCACCACTGGAGCAGGAATTGGCGGCGGCCGAGGTGCACAGCTTCAACCCCGAAGGCGAACCGTGGGCGCAGGGTCGGCTTTACGGCCTGCTGGCGAAACTGGCCGCGTTGGTGGCGGCGCCGGGTGAAGCCGAGATCGGCGCGCTGCTACGGCATCCGGATGTGTTGGCGACGCTGATCGCCGGGCGCGGTCCGCAGGGGGAGACGGCCCTACCCACGACCTTGCTGGAGCAATGGGACCGCCTGCGCGAACAGCACCTGGTGGAGGACTTGGCGCAGGCGCGGACTCATGCGGGGCGTTGGCCGCTGCTGCAGGCGGCGCTGGCGCAGGTGGCGGACTGGCGCGAGCAGATGCTGGATGGTGCCTTCGTCGACGGGGCGATCGCATTGCCGGCGCGATTTTACGGCGATCGGGAAATCGAGGGCGGCTCCGCGTTGGCTGAGGCTGCCCGGCATTGGGTGGAAACGGTCGAAGCGTGGGAAGCGGCGGGCGGGTTGGTAGACGGGCTTAGTCGGGCGGAGCAATGGCGCCTCGCGGTGCAAGGTTTTGGCGAGGGCGCGCGCTTTGCGCCGAAGCCCGCCGACGCGCTCGAGCTCGGCGGTTGGCTCGAGCTGCTCTGGGCCGATGCCGAGCGCGTGGTGGTGGCCGGCGTGAACGAAGGTCTGTTGCCGGAATCGGTGGTGGGCGACGCGTTCCTGCCGGAGGGCCTGCGGGTGGAACTCGGGCTGCGCAGCAACGCCCAGCGCGGGGCGCGCGACGCCTACCTGTTGGCGGCGGTGCTGGCGTCACGAAAAGGTGAATACGTCGAGCTGTTGGTGGGCAAAACGGCGGACAATGGTGAACCGTTGCGGCCATCACGACTGTTGCTGGCGGGCAACGACGAAGCGCTGCCGGCGCGGGTGCGCCGTCTTTTCCGTCCGTTGGAGTCACAGCAAGCCAACCTGCCGTGGCGCCGCGCGTGGCAACTCGAAACGCCGCGCGCGAAACTGCCGGACGCGGTGTCGGTCACGGCGCTGCGCGATTGGTTGGATTGTCCGTATCGGTTCTACCTGAAGCGCGTGCTGCGCATGGAGCCGCGTGACCTGCAGAAGGCCGAACTTGATGCGCGGGACTTTGGCTCGTTGGTGCATCTCGCGCTGGAGGCGATGGGCGAGCAACCGGCGCTGCGCGACTGCACCGACGAGGGCAAACTGCGGGACGGATTGTTGGCGGTGCTGGAGGCGGCGGCGAAGGAACGGTTTGGCGACACGTGGAGCCTGCCGCTGCAAATCCAAATGGAGTCGGCGCGCCAACGCTTGCGGCGGGTGGCGGCGGTGGAAGTGGCGGAGCGTCAGGCTGGCTGGCGCACCGAGCGGGTGGAGTGGGAATTTGCGGTGCCACTCGGACCGCTGACCGTGCGCGGCAAGATCGATCGGATCGATCGGCACGAAGACGGGCGCGTGAGGGTGATCGACTACAAAACGTCGGACCGGCCGGTGGAGCCGATCGAGGCGCACCTCGACCGGTTGCGGGAGGATGATCACGACCGGCCGGAATGGTTGCGGGTGGAGTATGGTGGCAAGGAACGCCGCTGGTGTGACCTGCAGTTGCCGCTCTATCGGCGGGCGTTGGCGCCGGAGTATGGCGACGAGCTGGATTGCTTGTATTTTAACCTACCCAAGGCGGTGGGCGAAACCGGCCTGCTGGCATGGCCGGAGGGCCTGCCGGAGTTGCAGCAGGCGGCGGAGCGGTGCGCGGAGCGCGTGGCGGAATCAATCGCGGCGGGCGTGTTCTGGCCGCCGGTGGAGGATGCTGGTCGGGCGGGGGATGAATGGGAACAGCTGTTCCATGACGGTGTGGCCGCGAGCGTGTCCGAAAATTGGATACGGCAGTCCGGCAAGGAGGTGGCACCATGA
- a CDS encoding UvrD-helicase domain-containing protein, translating to MSAGPGHVMILASAGAGKTYALTTRFVRLLAAGAEPARVVALTFTRKAAGEFFDDILNRLAGAAASEAAAERLAREIERPEWGTADFRGLLRAMIDAMPQLNLGTLDGFFSRMVQAFPLELGLSGEFKLLEEAEARGERQRVLGLIFAAGAVTEVAREDFIESFKRATYGVEEKALGRRLDAFLDEHGETYLSAPSAQAWGNARRIWPDGCAWLEDVQPMEAALARCQAAWPWAELKDKQRARLERFGEQVGAWSPGAAFGPDMEFVLKKALADWPALLSGGAELVIDRLKVSLGPESCAGLRGVVQMVVAAELGRRLEITQGIHAVLRWYDRVYDRQVRRVGKLTFGDVLRILTPEGPGEGAAALERDLIDWRLDARFDHWLLDEFQDTSRVQWSILKPLIDEAVQDPEGRRSFFYVGDVKQAIYGWRGGDARLFREIFDHYNAAQPGAVQEAHLQVSWRSGPSVIAMVNAVFGDEAALAAVLPEATVARWGREWRAHDSARPGLGGWAELREAADEAERFAETLRILREVGAAERGLTVAVLVQKNDTGARLAEYLRAEGSLAAVAESDLHVAFDNPLTSALLALVRAAAHPWDRFARGQVELTPVGAVLADLGWRDGERWVLRVLGEIEELGFGGALAAWVARLEPKLAADDAFSRLRARQVVDAARRFDENGGGSVAAFWQWMESFTLRETESPGVVRVMTVHKAKGLGFDMVIVPDLQGQSVDRRRQGLAVHRDVAGDVDWVMDLPAKLMVDNDEALSALAEEDAAESAYEALCRLYVALTRAKRALYVLVEPTGRSRSRNLPKLLQGALGDTWSDGDALWWQAIAEVDDVAGAGQGGDEPECLPVQRRRRRLLARTPSGDRGAALAGKVWFSRRAGDRAERGTAVHALLATIEWLNEGATGLAEWSEAQRAVGHDGEALAWLEHCLAAPELMVALAPPVMQEGEATVELWRERAFEVALADVWLSGSFDRVTVWRDAAGNACRAVVDDFKTDRVDAGAVLEERAQRYREQLERYRRVVGRLTGLPMSAVGARLVFLEPGRVISLG from the coding sequence ATGAGTGCCGGACCCGGCCATGTAATGATTCTGGCTTCGGCCGGCGCGGGTAAAACCTATGCGCTGACGACGCGTTTTGTGCGGCTGTTGGCGGCGGGCGCGGAGCCGGCGCGGGTGGTGGCGCTGACCTTTACGCGGAAGGCGGCGGGCGAGTTTTTCGACGACATCCTGAATCGCCTCGCGGGCGCGGCGGCGAGTGAGGCGGCGGCGGAGCGGTTGGCGCGGGAGATTGAGCGACCGGAGTGGGGGACGGCGGATTTCCGCGGGCTGTTGCGCGCGATGATTGATGCAATGCCACAGCTGAACCTCGGCACCCTGGACGGGTTCTTCTCGCGCATGGTGCAGGCCTTTCCGTTGGAGCTCGGGTTGAGCGGTGAATTTAAGCTGCTGGAGGAGGCCGAAGCGCGCGGCGAACGGCAGCGGGTGCTGGGGCTCATCTTCGCGGCGGGCGCGGTGACCGAGGTCGCGCGGGAGGATTTTATCGAGTCGTTTAAGCGGGCCACTTACGGGGTGGAGGAAAAGGCGTTGGGGCGGCGGTTGGATGCGTTTCTGGATGAACACGGCGAAACGTATCTGAGTGCACCGTCGGCGCAGGCGTGGGGCAATGCGCGGCGGATCTGGCCGGACGGCTGTGCGTGGCTGGAGGACGTGCAGCCGATGGAAGCGGCGCTGGCGCGGTGTCAGGCGGCGTGGCCGTGGGCGGAGTTGAAGGACAAGCAGCGCGCGCGTTTGGAGCGGTTTGGCGAGCAAGTCGGCGCGTGGTCGCCGGGCGCGGCGTTTGGGCCGGACATGGAGTTTGTGCTCAAGAAAGCGTTGGCGGATTGGCCGGCGTTGTTGAGTGGCGGTGCGGAGCTGGTGATCGATCGGCTGAAGGTTTCGCTGGGGCCGGAATCGTGTGCGGGGTTGCGGGGCGTGGTGCAGATGGTGGTGGCGGCGGAGTTGGGGCGGCGGCTCGAGATTACCCAGGGCATCCACGCGGTGTTGCGCTGGTATGACCGGGTCTACGACCGGCAGGTGCGGCGGGTGGGCAAACTCACCTTTGGCGACGTGTTGCGGATCCTGACGCCGGAAGGTCCGGGGGAGGGGGCGGCGGCGCTGGAGCGCGACCTGATCGACTGGCGACTGGATGCGCGGTTCGACCACTGGTTGCTCGACGAATTCCAGGATACGAGTCGGGTGCAGTGGAGCATCCTCAAGCCGCTGATTGATGAGGCGGTGCAGGATCCCGAAGGGCGGCGCAGCTTTTTCTATGTCGGTGACGTGAAGCAGGCGATCTACGGCTGGCGGGGCGGCGATGCGCGGCTGTTTCGGGAGATTTTTGATCACTACAACGCGGCGCAACCGGGCGCGGTGCAGGAGGCGCATCTGCAGGTGTCATGGCGATCCGGACCTTCGGTCATCGCGATGGTGAATGCGGTGTTTGGCGACGAGGCCGCGTTGGCGGCGGTGTTGCCGGAAGCGACAGTGGCGCGGTGGGGGCGGGAGTGGCGCGCCCATGACAGTGCGCGGCCGGGGCTGGGCGGCTGGGCGGAATTGCGCGAGGCGGCGGATGAAGCGGAGCGTTTCGCGGAGACCTTGCGCATCCTGCGCGAAGTTGGAGCGGCCGAGCGTGGACTGACGGTGGCGGTGTTGGTGCAGAAGAACGACACGGGGGCGCGATTGGCGGAGTATTTGCGAGCCGAAGGCAGCTTGGCGGCGGTGGCGGAGAGTGACCTGCATGTGGCGTTCGATAATCCGCTGACCAGCGCGCTGCTGGCGCTGGTGCGGGCGGCGGCGCATCCGTGGGATCGGTTTGCGCGCGGGCAGGTGGAGCTCACGCCCGTGGGAGCGGTGTTGGCGGATTTGGGGTGGCGCGACGGCGAGCGTTGGGTGCTGCGGGTGCTGGGGGAAATCGAGGAGCTCGGTTTTGGGGGCGCGCTGGCGGCGTGGGTAGCGCGACTGGAGCCGAAGTTGGCGGCGGACGATGCGTTCAGTCGCTTGCGGGCGCGACAGGTGGTGGATGCCGCGCGGCGATTTGACGAAAACGGCGGCGGCAGCGTGGCGGCGTTTTGGCAATGGATGGAGTCGTTCACGCTGCGCGAAACGGAATCGCCCGGTGTGGTGCGCGTCATGACCGTGCACAAGGCGAAGGGCCTCGGCTTTGATATGGTCATCGTGCCGGATCTGCAGGGGCAGAGTGTGGATCGGCGGCGCCAGGGACTGGCGGTGCATCGCGACGTGGCGGGTGACGTGGATTGGGTGATGGATTTGCCGGCGAAACTCATGGTCGACAACGACGAGGCGCTGTCGGCGTTGGCGGAAGAAGACGCGGCAGAGTCGGCTTACGAAGCACTTTGTCGGCTGTATGTCGCGCTGACCCGGGCGAAGCGCGCCTTGTATGTGCTGGTGGAGCCCACCGGGCGATCGCGGTCTCGGAATCTGCCTAAACTGTTGCAGGGCGCATTGGGTGACACGTGGTCGGACGGAGATGCGTTGTGGTGGCAGGCGATTGCCGAGGTGGACGATGTCGCCGGGGCGGGGCAGGGCGGCGACGAGCCGGAGTGTTTGCCGGTGCAGAGGCGGCGGCGTCGCTTGCTGGCGCGCACGCCGTCCGGCGATCGGGGTGCGGCGCTGGCGGGCAAAGTGTGGTTCTCGCGACGTGCGGGCGACCGAGCGGAGCGAGGCACCGCAGTGCATGCGTTGCTAGCGACCATTGAGTGGTTGAACGAAGGCGCGACGGGATTGGCGGAGTGGAGCGAGGCGCAACGGGCGGTCGGGCATGACGGAGAAGCGCTGGCGTGGCTGGAGCACTGCTTGGCCGCGCCAGAACTGATGGTGGCGCTTGCACCGCCGGTGATGCAGGAAGGGGAAGCGACGGTCGAGCTGTGGCGCGAGCGCGCGTTTGAGGTGGCGTTGGCAGACGTATGGTTAAGCGGCTCGTTTGATCGGGTGACGGTCTGGCGTGATGCGGCAGGCAACGCGTGCCGCGCGGTGGTGGATGATTTTAAGACGGACCGGGTGGACGCGGGCGCGGTCTTGGAGGAGCGAGCGCAACGCTACCGGGAGCAGCTCGAGCGGTATCGTCGAGTGGTGGGGCGCCTGACTGGATTGCCGATGTCGGCAGTGGGGGCACGGCTAGTGTTTTTGGAGCCGGGGCGGGTGATTTCGCTGGGGTGA
- a CDS encoding AURKAIP1/COX24 domain-containing protein has protein sequence MGNLKKKRRLQMNKHKRRKRLKSNRHKKRSW, from the coding sequence ATGGGTAATCTCAAAAAGAAACGCCGCCTCCAGATGAACAAGCACAAGCGCCGCAAGCGCTTGAAGTCGAATCGCCACAAGAAGCGCTCGTGGTAA
- a CDS encoding secretin N-terminal domain-containing protein, whose protein sequence is MRTRLIPLSLAAFTLSLTAWAQNAVPPGVTDLPPADQMPAAPDMIDENDDTAIAEPAPPEPAVVIADDVTASSVARARDTLSVDFPDEEIRNILRNVADLFELNLVIPDTLQGNTSIKLRDVTWRQIFEVVLAPVGYTFVEEGNIIKVVSQESLLQEPVSTDVFVINYARAGDLLGSIEPLIDTAVGGRIVVNARSNALVITERPSRLSRIRPIIEQLDKATDQVMIESKFVEVTDRDVKNIGVNWSSLSGYQVGVGGIGRTYDSTSGNTYSNESSTESVRENENTNESESSSGTDGSTTSGSTSTTTSTITTGGGATSTSTLANSLGSTNGTTSSSTDTVTAVNSLTDTINNLSSLIGTGGTQRSTTAVFSADEFALVLSALQSQNETKLVSNPTVVTLNNTEAQINVGAEYPIPNYTYNAERGTFEVAGFEYRPVGIILKVTPQVNAQGFIKLSIEPEVSSQNGFTSFGGAGGAQIPIIATRKAKTQVSLRDGYTMGIGGLIESNTSNGQTKVPLLGSIPGLGRLFRSDNKTEDSRNLLIFITAKTLSAEGASVEEVFDPRTVRRMKLRRDELPGFRDGSDPFLPAAEEDPE, encoded by the coding sequence ATGAGGACACGACTCATCCCCCTTTCGTTAGCAGCGTTCACTCTCAGCCTGACTGCCTGGGCCCAGAACGCCGTGCCGCCTGGTGTGACCGACTTGCCGCCGGCGGACCAGATGCCCGCTGCACCGGACATGATCGACGAGAATGATGATACTGCCATCGCCGAACCCGCGCCGCCAGAGCCCGCGGTGGTGATCGCCGACGATGTTACGGCCTCCTCTGTAGCCCGTGCTCGCGACACGCTGTCGGTGGATTTTCCGGATGAGGAAATTCGCAACATTTTGCGTAACGTCGCCGACCTCTTTGAGCTGAATCTGGTCATCCCCGACACCCTGCAGGGCAACACCTCGATCAAGTTGCGCGATGTCACTTGGCGCCAGATCTTCGAGGTCGTGTTGGCCCCGGTGGGCTACACCTTTGTCGAAGAGGGCAATATCATCAAGGTGGTGAGTCAGGAGTCCTTGTTGCAGGAGCCGGTGAGCACGGATGTCTTCGTGATCAATTACGCTCGAGCCGGTGATCTGCTGGGTTCCATCGAGCCGCTCATCGATACCGCGGTCGGAGGTCGCATCGTGGTGAATGCGCGCAGTAACGCGTTGGTGATCACCGAACGCCCCTCGCGCCTCAGTCGCATCCGCCCGATCATCGAGCAGTTGGATAAGGCCACCGACCAGGTCATGATCGAATCTAAGTTTGTGGAGGTCACCGACCGCGACGTGAAGAACATCGGGGTGAACTGGTCCTCTCTGAGCGGTTACCAAGTCGGTGTCGGCGGTATCGGTCGCACCTACGATTCAACCAGTGGCAATACCTACTCCAACGAGTCTTCGACCGAGAGCGTTCGTGAGAATGAGAATACGAACGAAAGCGAATCTTCGTCGGGGACCGATGGCTCCACGACGAGCGGTTCCACCTCCACCACGACTTCCACCATCACTACAGGTGGCGGTGCCACGAGCACCAGCACCTTGGCCAACTCCCTGGGCAGCACGAATGGCACGACCAGCAGCTCGACTGACACGGTCACGGCGGTCAATTCTCTGACTGATACGATCAACAATCTCAGCAGCCTGATCGGCACGGGCGGCACGCAGCGCAGCACCACCGCGGTATTTTCGGCCGATGAGTTCGCCCTCGTGCTCAGCGCGCTGCAGTCGCAGAACGAAACCAAGCTGGTTTCGAATCCGACGGTCGTGACCCTCAACAATACCGAAGCGCAGATCAACGTCGGCGCGGAGTATCCGATTCCCAACTACACTTACAACGCTGAACGCGGCACGTTCGAAGTGGCCGGTTTTGAATACCGCCCGGTGGGCATCATCCTCAAGGTGACGCCCCAGGTGAATGCCCAAGGCTTCATTAAGCTCTCCATCGAGCCGGAAGTCAGCAGCCAGAATGGTTTCACCAGCTTTGGCGGCGCGGGTGGCGCGCAGATCCCGATCATCGCGACGCGCAAAGCGAAGACACAGGTTTCTCTCCGCGACGGTTATACCATGGGCATCGGTGGACTCATCGAGTCCAACACGTCCAATGGCCAAACCAAGGTGCCACTGCTCGGTTCCATTCCTGGACTCGGCCGTCTCTTCCGATCGGATAACAAAACGGAAGACAGCCGGAACCTCCTCATCTTCATCACGGCCAAGACGCTTTCCGCTGAGGGCGCTAGCGTCGAAGAGGTCTTCGACCCGCGCACGGTGCGCCGCATGAAACTGCGACGCGACGAACTCCCCGGTTTCCGCGATGGCTCTGATCCCTTCCTGCCAGCGGCCGAAGAGGATCCGGAGTGA